The following are encoded together in the Cervus elaphus chromosome 23, mCerEla1.1, whole genome shotgun sequence genome:
- the LOC122681616 gene encoding pancreatic trypsin inhibitor-like yields MKMNRLCLSAALLILLVILVDGTPKGHEMSHGQQLMITSKPRLSPKQDEHAFAAASKPAFCLRRKLTGPCKGKKIRYFYDVKTGRCQSFVYGGCRGNRNNFHSAGQCMKICGHAAGSRTGHGKTHAPKL; encoded by the exons ATGAAGATGAACCGACTCTGCCTCTCTGCAGCCCTTCTCATCCTCCTGGTTATCCTGGTGGATGGCACTCCAAAAG GTCATGAGATGAGTCATGGACAGCAACTGATGATAACTTCAAAACCGCGCTTATCTCCAAAGCAAGACGAACATGCATTTGCAG CAGCTTCTAAGCCTGCCTTCTGCCTGAGGCGTAAATTAACAGGTCCCTGCAAGGGCAAGAAGATAAGGTACTTCTACGATGTCAAGACCGGGAGATGCCAAAGCTTTGTATACGGTGGCTGCAGAGGAAACAGGAATAACTTCCACAGCGCAGGGCAGTGCATGAAAATCTGCGGTCATGCGGCAGGGTCTCGGAC agGCCATGGGAAGACTCATGCTCCAAAACTCTGA